The region TGCGGGAGGAAGGGGTTCTCCGGCCCGCTCCCGAAGGCGAACTGCAGCACCTTCATCCCCGGAAGCCCGAGCCGCTCCCTCAGCCGCACGACGTCCGGCGTGATCTCGCCCAGATCCTCCGCGATGAACGGCAGCCCGCCCAGCTCCTTGCTGAGCACCCGGAAGAGCCCCTCTCCCGGGCCCTCTACCCAGCGGCCCCCGGCCGCGGTGCGCTCCCCCGCGGGCACCGCCCAGAACGCCGCGAAGCCCCGGAAGTGGTCCAGGCGCAGCGCGTCGCACAGGGCCAGCGCCGCCCGCGCCCGCTCCACCCACCAGCGGTACCCTTCCCGGCGCATCCTCTCCCAGTCGTAGAGCGGGTTGCCCCAGAGCTGGCCGGTCTCGGAGAAGTAGTCCGGGGGGACGCCGGCCACAGCGGCGGGCTCCCCCCTCTCGTCCAGCAGAAAGAGATCCCGGTGGGCCCACACGTCGGCCGAGTCGTGGGAGACGAAGATGGGCAGATCCCCTATGATCCTCACGCCGGGCGCGGCGCGCCGCACCCTGGACCAGTCCCGGAAGAAGCGGTACTGGGTGAAGCGGTGGAAGCCAGCCTCTTCGGCCAGCTCCCGCCGGGCGGAGCGCAGGGCGCCCGGCTCCCGGGTGGCCAGGCCCGCGGGCCAGCGGTTCCAGGGGCGCCGGAGTCGCCCCCGCAGGGCCATGAACAGGGCGTAGTCCTCCAGCCAGAAGGACCGCTCCTCGCGGAAGCGCTCGAAGCCCTCGTCGGGCCTCCAGCGGGAGTAGGCCTCCCGCAGCAGGCGCCCCTTGGCGGCGAGCGCCCGCCGGTAGTCCACCCGGGGGGCGGGGGCCTCGCGCGGCGCGCCCTCGATCAGGCCGTCCTCCGCCAGCCACTCCGCGCTCACGAGCAGCGGGTTGCCCGCGAACGCCGAGTACGAGGAGTAGGGGGAGCCCCCCTCGTCCGTGGGGTTCAGGGGCAGCACCTGCCAGAGCCGCTGTCCCGCGCCCTGCAGAAAGCGCGCGAACCGGAGCGCCTCCGGGCCCAGCTCCCCCGAGGGGCGGGGTCCGGGCAGGGAGGTGGGGTGGAGCAGGATCCCGGCCGAGCGCTCCAGCCGCACGGCTACAGCGAGTAGTTCCCGGTGTGGGCCTCCTCCAGGTAGCGGGCCAGCAGCGTGATGCAGGCCTCCACGTCCGAAGCGTTCACCATCTCGTTCGGGGTGTGCGTGTAGCGGCAGGGGATCGAGAGGGTGATGGCCGGGATGCCGCCGTGCAGCCGCTGCACCCCGCCCGCGTCGGTCCCGCCGCGCGGCAGGATCTCCATCTGGTGCGGTATCCCCTCGCGCTCGGCGATGGAGCGGAAGTGCTCGACCAGCTTCGGGTGGCAGATCAGGGAGGAGTCCATGATCTTGATGGCCGCGCCCTTGCCGAGCGCGGTGATCTGCTGGTCCTCCTGGCCGCCGGGGACGTCCATCGCGAGCGTTATGTCCAGCGCGACCACCGCCGTCGGTTCGAGCCCCCACCCGCTGGCCGTCGCCCCGCGCAGCCCGACCTCCTCCTGCGAGGTGGCCACGGCGTGGATGGTGGCCTCGTGCTCCCGCAGGGTCCGCAGCGCCTCGTACATCACGAAGAGGCCTATCCGGTCGTCCATCGCCTTGCCCATGTAGCAGCCGCCGACCCGCTCCAGGGTGCGGTCCATCGTGGCGTAGTCCCCGACGCGCACCCTCGCCTTCACCTCCTCCGCCTCCATCCCCAGGTCGACGAAGAACTCCTCGGCCCGGGGCAGCCTCTTCCTCTCCTCCTCGCCGGCCAC is a window of Rubrobacter xylanophilus DSM 9941 DNA encoding:
- the malQ gene encoding 4-alpha-glucanotransferase encodes the protein MRLERSAGILLHPTSLPGPRPSGELGPEALRFARFLQGAGQRLWQVLPLNPTDEGGSPYSSYSAFAGNPLLVSAEWLAEDGLIEGAPREAPAPRVDYRRALAAKGRLLREAYSRWRPDEGFERFREERSFWLEDYALFMALRGRLRRPWNRWPAGLATREPGALRSARRELAEEAGFHRFTQYRFFRDWSRVRRAAPGVRIIGDLPIFVSHDSADVWAHRDLFLLDERGEPAAVAGVPPDYFSETGQLWGNPLYDWERMRREGYRWWVERARAALALCDALRLDHFRGFAAFWAVPAGERTAAGGRWVEGPGEGLFRVLSKELGGLPFIAEDLGEITPDVVRLRERLGLPGMKVLQFAFGSGPENPFLPHNWRQESWVVYTGTHDNDTTAGWWLSAADGERAFARRYLGREYAGVWDFIRLAYASAAGWAVIPMQDVLGLGTEARMNTPGTGEGNWEWRLGGEALTPNLAARLGELARTYGRA
- a CDS encoding M42 family metallopeptidase, coding for MPLNEPLLKRLIETPAVSGREERQREIAREVLGSLADEVRTDPLGSVIGTKRGREDVRVMVAAHMDEIGFLVRHIDDRGFVRLQTLGGHDPANMVSQRVAIVTSGGETLRGALQPARKPPHVAGEEERKRLPRAEEFFVDLGMEAEEVKARVRVGDYATMDRTLERVGGCYMGKAMDDRIGLFVMYEALRTLREHEATIHAVATSQEEVGLRGATASGWGLEPTAVVALDITLAMDVPGGQEDQQITALGKGAAIKIMDSSLICHPKLVEHFRSIAEREGIPHQMEILPRGGTDAGGVQRLHGGIPAITLSIPCRYTHTPNEMVNASDVEACITLLARYLEEAHTGNYSL